The genomic region TGCTGGCTCCGGCTCTCATCTATATCCTGATCATCGTGGCCTATCCGCTGTTCGACACAGTGGTGCTGTCCTTCACCAATGCGTCGCTCCGCCCCACTTCGGACTGGGTTGGCTGGGCCAATTACGAGCGCATCTTCGGCGCTGGCAATTTCACCGAAGTCATCATCCGTACCTTCATCTGGACCTTCTTTTCGGTTGCCGCCAAGATGATCATCGGCACGCTGGGCGCCACCCTGCTCAATGCCGCCATTCCCGGTCAGGCCATCTTCCGCATCCTGATCATGCCGCCCTGGATCGTTCCCATGGCCATCGGCATCTTCATGTGGGGCTGGATGTATAACGGCCAGTTCGGCATGATCTCGGGCCTGCTGCAGAACTTCGGTATCATCGACAAGCCCTGGCCGATCCTCGCCTATGGCGACAGCGCCTTCTGGGCCACCATCGTCACCGATGTGTGGATCGGCATTCCCATGGTCACCATCTACATGCTGGCCGCCATGCAATCGATCCCCAAGGATCTCTATGAGGCTGCCTGGACCGATGGTGCCGGGCGTGGCTATCGCTTCCGCCGCATCACCCTGCCGCTGCTGGTGCCTGCCCTGCTGACCATGAGCCTGCTCAGCATGATCGCCACCTTCAACTCGTTCGACATCATCTGGATCCTGACCCAGGGCGGTCCTTCGGGCACCACCACCACCATGATCATCGACACCTACAAGACCGCCATGGGCAGCCGCAAATACGGCGAAGGCGCTGCGCGCGCCGTGGTGATCTGCATCTTCGTGTCGCTGTTCTGCATCGTCTATTTCCGCGCCGTCCGGAAGCTCGCGCAGGGAGAAGCCAAATGAGTGACGTCGCCCGCACCACCGAAGTCGCTGCAGTCGACAGCAAGGCGCTGGTCAAGCCGAAGCCGCGCCGCGCCCGCTCCACCAAGCCGATGATCGACCGCTACAAATGGTATGAAACGGCGCTGATGTATATGGGCATGGCGGTGTTCCTGTTCTTCATCCTGGCGCCTTTCATCGAAGGCTTCCTG from Devosia litorisediminis harbors:
- a CDS encoding carbohydrate ABC transporter permease translates to MTSTRSASLFALALLAPALIYILIIVAYPLFDTVVLSFTNASLRPTSDWVGWANYERIFGAGNFTEVIIRTFIWTFFSVAAKMIIGTLGATLLNAAIPGQAIFRILIMPPWIVPMAIGIFMWGWMYNGQFGMISGLLQNFGIIDKPWPILAYGDSAFWATIVTDVWIGIPMVTIYMLAAMQSIPKDLYEAAWTDGAGRGYRFRRITLPLLVPALLTMSLLSMIATFNSFDIIWILTQGGPSGTTTTMIIDTYKTAMGSRKYGEGAARAVVICIFVSLFCIVYFRAVRKLAQGEAK